One Hydrogenophaga crassostreae genomic region harbors:
- a CDS encoding SPOR domain-containing protein, whose product MSDRSEQGESSTARLYRAALGEASAGYYLPLFARFDTQGTAGPVWNGAAALLQPGWLLHHRLWMPLAGYAALAAALALAVAGLWHFAPGWPTGVKLGGSISMLLCLGLVPGLWGSAWLHARVRQRVIKAVKFASTVDVACESLMAEARDRQRRNTWGLAGLLSAVALAVLLWKTVPWPSLLGRADPSVAVSAVASSADRLADPLPAAPAVTSAGSEISMVEAASFRAPATDEVIEATAAVEGPSAAASGSVPAVSAEGTAGTAALQHMENGVQKGIAQTRLVGERPAIQAQPPKPAEASVRAVPLPVERAVSPIAKPPEPKVKSREVPTAALADTVDPAGAAQAADVVKPVVPVAPTGDFTGIRRRVQGFGVAVGMFAVTANAERVVATLSGAGLPVISDSVASSRGELTRVRVGPFERQDQAEKAAAQVKALGLEAKIYAP is encoded by the coding sequence ATGTCTGACCGGTCGGAACAGGGCGAGTCTTCAACCGCGCGTCTGTACCGCGCCGCTTTGGGTGAAGCGTCGGCCGGGTACTACCTGCCGCTGTTTGCGCGTTTTGATACCCAGGGAACTGCCGGCCCGGTCTGGAACGGCGCCGCTGCCTTGCTCCAGCCAGGCTGGTTGCTGCACCACCGTTTGTGGATGCCGCTGGCAGGGTACGCCGCTTTGGCGGCAGCCCTGGCGCTTGCCGTGGCGGGTTTGTGGCATTTCGCGCCCGGTTGGCCGACAGGCGTCAAGTTGGGCGGCTCGATTTCCATGCTGCTGTGTTTGGGCCTGGTCCCGGGTTTGTGGGGCTCGGCATGGCTGCATGCCCGCGTGCGCCAGCGCGTGATCAAGGCGGTGAAATTCGCTTCCACGGTGGATGTGGCGTGTGAATCCCTGATGGCTGAAGCCCGTGACCGGCAACGCCGCAACACCTGGGGATTGGCGGGCCTGCTCAGTGCCGTGGCATTGGCTGTGTTGCTTTGGAAGACGGTTCCCTGGCCGAGTCTCCTGGGCCGAGCGGACCCTTCTGTTGCGGTATCGGCGGTGGCTTCGTCTGCAGACCGGTTGGCCGATCCGCTGCCAGCAGCGCCTGCGGTGACCTCTGCTGGCAGTGAGATTTCAATGGTTGAAGCCGCCTCTTTTCGCGCGCCCGCAACCGACGAAGTGATTGAGGCCACGGCAGCTGTTGAGGGCCCTTCTGCGGCTGCTTCCGGGTCGGTGCCAGCTGTATCTGCTGAAGGGACTGCAGGGACTGCAGCGTTGCAGCACATGGAAAATGGGGTGCAAAAAGGGATAGCTCAGACGCGTCTGGTGGGAGAGCGCCCAGCAATTCAGGCGCAGCCGCCTAAGCCTGCGGAGGCCAGCGTCCGCGCAGTGCCTCTTCCCGTTGAGAGGGCCGTTTCTCCGATCGCCAAGCCGCCTGAGCCCAAGGTGAAATCGCGCGAGGTGCCAACTGCCGCGTTGGCTGACACCGTGGATCCCGCGGGTGCCGCTCAGGCCGCGGACGTGGTCAAGCCGGTGGTTCCAGTTGCACCGACCGGTGATTTCACAGGCATCCGTCGCCGCGTGCAGGGGTTTGGTGTGGCTGTGGGCATGTTTGCCGTGACCGCCAATGCCGAACGGGTGGTCGCAACGCTTTCGGGCGCGGGCCTGCCCGTGATCAGCGATTCGGTGGCCTCGTCGCGAGGTGAACTTACCCGTGTTCGGGTCGGGCCGTTTGAACGTCAGGATCAGGCTGAAAAAGCCGCAGCCCAAGTGAAAGCGTTGGGGCTGGAGGCCAAGATTTACGCGCCTTGA
- the ruvB gene encoding Holliday junction branch migration DNA helicase RuvB: MTIQTDDFAPAPRMVSPAPVSPKEEAIERALRPKLLDEYVGQTKVREQLEIFIGAAKKRDEALDHVLLFGPPGLGKTTLSHIIAQELGVNLRQTSGPVLEKPKDLAALLTNLEPNDVLFIDEIHRLSPVVEEILYPALEDYQIDIMIGEGPAARSIKLDLQPFTLVGATTRAGMLTNPLRDRFGIVARLEFYTAEELTRIVKRSAGLLNAPTEPEGAFEIARRSRGTPRIANRLLRRVRDYADVKGDGRITADIANRALTMLDVDPQGFDVMDRKLLEAVIHRFDGGPVGLDNIAASIGEERDTIEDVIEPYLIQQGFLQRTPRGRIATLAAYRHLGVTPPQSGDQLFTEAG, from the coding sequence GTGACCATTCAAACCGACGATTTCGCGCCTGCGCCACGCATGGTTTCGCCCGCACCCGTTTCGCCCAAGGAAGAGGCAATCGAGCGCGCGTTGCGGCCCAAACTGCTGGACGAATATGTTGGGCAGACCAAGGTGCGCGAGCAGCTGGAAATTTTCATTGGCGCGGCCAAGAAACGCGACGAAGCGCTGGATCATGTGCTGCTCTTCGGCCCGCCCGGCCTGGGCAAGACCACGCTGTCCCACATCATTGCTCAGGAACTTGGCGTGAACCTGCGCCAGACCAGTGGGCCCGTGCTGGAAAAGCCGAAAGACCTTGCTGCGCTGTTGACCAATCTGGAGCCCAACGATGTGCTGTTCATTGACGAGATCCACCGACTCTCCCCTGTCGTAGAGGAAATTCTCTATCCTGCGCTGGAGGATTACCAGATCGATATCATGATTGGTGAAGGGCCTGCGGCGCGCAGCATCAAGCTGGACTTGCAGCCCTTCACACTGGTTGGTGCCACCACGCGCGCCGGCATGCTGACCAACCCGCTGCGCGACCGGTTCGGTATCGTGGCGCGGCTGGAGTTCTACACGGCTGAAGAACTCACGCGCATCGTCAAACGCAGCGCCGGATTGCTCAACGCACCCACCGAACCCGAAGGTGCTTTTGAGATCGCGCGCCGCTCACGGGGCACGCCGCGCATTGCCAACCGCCTGCTGCGCCGCGTGCGCGATTACGCCGATGTGAAAGGCGATGGCCGCATCACCGCCGATATCGCCAACCGCGCGCTGACCATGCTCGATGTGGATCCGCAGGGCTTTGACGTGATGGACCGCAAATTGCTGGAGGCGGTGATCCACCGTTTCGATGGCGGGCCCGTGGGCCTGGACAACATCGCTGCGAGCATCGGCGAAGAGCGCGACACGATTGAAGACGTGATCGAACCCTATTTGATTCAACAGGGGTTTCTGCAGCGCACACCGCGCGGACGCATTGCCACACTGGCGGCCTATCGTCACCTGGGGGTGACCCCTCCGCAATCGGGCGATCAACTGTTCACCGAAGCAGGCTGA
- a CDS encoding carbonic anhydrase, protein MKPQRPPHRRIHPLALALSGCLALSANHSLAADHGAAHAEAPADKPAAHAPAPVQETHAEPAAPQSSSGQDTISRLKAVIERHGAKGGSVSLRVGGHVIAAANSHSAAPSADEPHAASGHKTRPAKVSPKASRDYIRARAAVLSGHAAPEAHAAAGGDSHEVHWEHQGENGPQNWASLKPEFSTCATGQRQSPVHILETETMPGKAEILRFDYRPSGGSVVNNGHTVQVDLAGDNTLYVRGSAYKLIQFHFHHPAEERVNYKGFSMVAHLVHKNAEGQLAVVAVLIDPGAENALIDQVWTRMPLDVQDRVGLPAGLIDMNQILPADQRYYQFIGSLTTPPCTEGVLWLVMKQPMTVSRDQLKLFTHLYPMNARPVQALNGRLVREAL, encoded by the coding sequence ATGAAGCCCCAACGTCCCCCGCACCGCCGCATCCACCCACTGGCCCTCGCCTTGAGTGGATGTCTGGCATTGAGCGCCAACCACAGTCTGGCAGCAGACCATGGCGCGGCCCATGCAGAGGCACCCGCCGACAAGCCGGCAGCCCATGCCCCCGCCCCTGTACAGGAGACCCACGCTGAACCGGCCGCACCCCAATCCAGCAGCGGCCAGGACACCATCAGCCGCCTCAAAGCGGTGATCGAGCGCCATGGCGCCAAAGGCGGCAGCGTTTCGCTGCGGGTTGGCGGCCATGTGATCGCTGCCGCCAATTCACACAGCGCCGCCCCTTCGGCAGATGAGCCCCACGCCGCCAGTGGCCACAAAACGCGCCCGGCCAAAGTCTCACCCAAGGCCAGTCGGGACTACATCCGCGCCCGCGCCGCCGTACTCAGCGGCCATGCCGCACCCGAAGCCCATGCGGCCGCAGGGGGCGATTCGCATGAGGTGCACTGGGAACACCAGGGTGAAAACGGGCCTCAGAACTGGGCCAGTCTGAAACCCGAATTCAGCACCTGCGCCACTGGCCAACGCCAGTCTCCTGTGCACATTCTGGAAACCGAAACCATGCCCGGCAAGGCCGAAATCCTGCGCTTCGACTACCGCCCCAGCGGCGGCAGCGTGGTCAACAATGGCCACACGGTTCAGGTCGATCTGGCGGGCGACAACACACTCTATGTGCGCGGATCCGCCTACAAGCTCATTCAGTTCCATTTCCACCATCCGGCGGAAGAGCGCGTGAACTACAAAGGCTTCTCCATGGTCGCCCATCTGGTGCACAAGAATGCCGAAGGCCAACTGGCCGTGGTCGCGGTGCTCATCGATCCCGGTGCAGAAAACGCCCTGATCGATCAGGTCTGGACCCGCATGCCGCTGGACGTGCAAGACCGCGTGGGCCTGCCCGCCGGCCTGATCGACATGAACCAGATCCTGCCCGCCGACCAGCGCTATTACCAGTTCATCGGCTCGCTCACCACACCGCCCTGCACCGAAGGCGTGTTGTGGCTGGTGATGAAACAACCCATGACCGTGAGCCGTGATCAGCTCAAGCTGTTCACGCACCTGTACCCAATGAACGCCCGCCCTGTGCAGGCGCTCAACGGACGCCTGGTGCGCGAGGCGTTGTAA
- the ruvA gene encoding Holliday junction branch migration protein RuvA: MIGKLTGTLLEKNPPQILIDCHGVGYEVDVPMSTFYNLPPVGDQVALLTHFVVREDAQILYGFGSAEEREAFRQLVKISGVGPRTALSVLSGMSVGDLAQAVTTQDIARIVKVPGIGKKTAERLLLELKGKLGADMGLAGSASAVGDAASDIQQALMALGYSEKDAALALKALPKDVGVSEGIKLALKSLAK, encoded by the coding sequence ATGATAGGCAAGTTGACCGGCACCCTGCTGGAAAAAAATCCCCCGCAAATTCTGATCGACTGCCACGGCGTGGGCTACGAGGTCGATGTGCCCATGAGCACGTTTTACAACCTGCCGCCGGTGGGCGACCAGGTGGCCTTGCTGACGCACTTTGTGGTGCGGGAAGATGCGCAAATTTTGTACGGTTTTGGCAGTGCGGAGGAGCGCGAGGCCTTTCGCCAGTTGGTGAAAATCAGCGGTGTGGGCCCTCGCACGGCGCTCTCGGTGCTCTCGGGCATGAGCGTGGGTGACCTGGCCCAGGCCGTGACGACACAAGACATCGCGCGCATCGTCAAAGTCCCCGGAATCGGCAAAAAGACAGCCGAGCGCTTGCTGCTGGAACTCAAAGGCAAGCTGGGCGCCGACATGGGGCTGGCGGGCAGTGCATCGGCTGTGGGCGACGCGGCCAGCGACATACAGCAAGCGCTGATGGCCCTGGGTTACAGCGAGAAAGACGCAGCGCTGGCGCTGAAGGCATTGCCCAAGGATGTGGGGGTCAGCGAAGGCATCAAGCTGGCGTTGAAGTCGCTGGCGAAATAG
- a CDS encoding PhoH family protein: MILKHTFSPPDNTRMGHLCGPMDSHIRSIEAALQVKVAHRFEQFRIDGPKAKANQALETLQAMYEMARKPIPAETVQLMLSGDTALPGDGVDALAMQTRRGEVKGRTPAQARYLENMATHDITFGIGPAGTGKTYLAVACAVDALERSAVQRIVLTRPAVEAGEKLGFLPGDLGQKVDPYLRPLYDALHDLMGYDKVVKAFERQQIEIAPLAFMRGRTLNHAFVILDEAQNTTVEQMKMFLTRIGFGSKAVVTGDVSQIDLPRTQLSGLIDAERVLKRVNGIAMSRLTSADVVRHPLVARIVDAYEARSPSADQAPPVKRARSAAKKA; encoded by the coding sequence TTGATCCTCAAACACACCTTCTCCCCGCCCGACAACACCCGCATGGGCCATTTGTGTGGCCCCATGGACAGCCATATCCGCAGCATCGAAGCGGCGCTGCAGGTCAAAGTGGCCCACCGTTTCGAGCAGTTCCGCATCGATGGCCCCAAGGCCAAGGCCAACCAGGCGCTGGAAACCTTGCAGGCCATGTACGAGATGGCCAGAAAGCCCATTCCGGCGGAAACGGTGCAACTCATGCTCAGCGGCGACACCGCCTTGCCGGGCGACGGTGTGGATGCCCTCGCCATGCAAACCCGCCGTGGTGAAGTCAAGGGCCGCACACCGGCCCAGGCGCGCTACCTGGAAAACATGGCCACGCATGACATCACCTTTGGCATCGGCCCCGCCGGCACCGGCAAGACCTATCTCGCCGTGGCCTGCGCAGTCGACGCCCTGGAGCGCAGCGCCGTGCAACGCATCGTGCTCACACGCCCGGCAGTCGAAGCGGGCGAAAAGCTGGGCTTTCTGCCTGGCGATCTGGGCCAGAAGGTAGACCCTTACCTGCGCCCGTTGTACGACGCGCTGCACGACCTGATGGGCTACGACAAAGTGGTCAAGGCGTTCGAGCGCCAGCAAATCGAAATCGCGCCGCTGGCGTTCATGCGCGGGCGCACGCTGAACCACGCATTTGTGATCCTCGATGAGGCGCAAAACACCACGGTGGAGCAGATGAAGATGTTCCTCACCCGCATCGGCTTCGGCTCCAAAGCCGTGGTCACCGGCGACGTGAGCCAGATCGACCTGCCCCGCACGCAGCTCTCTGGCCTGATCGACGCCGAGCGCGTGTTGAAGCGTGTCAACGGCATCGCCATGTCGCGTCTCACCAGCGCCGATGTGGTGCGCCACCCGCTGGTCGCACGCATTGTGGACGCCTACGAGGCGCGATCGCCCAGCGCCGACCAGGCCCCACCCGTGAAACGCGCACGCAGCGCTGCCAAGAAAGCCTGA
- the ybeY gene encoding rRNA maturation RNase YbeY gives MALPALSLSLQFGALPDATPHRAALPRHFVTRCIRHALDSDAEITVRIVDTEEGRALNKDYRQKDYATNVLTFDYATEPTVMADLVLCAPVVALEAKDMKIPLAQHYAHLLVHGALHAQGWDHETSEADAQEMESLETEILAGLGWPDPYAKRR, from the coding sequence ATGGCCCTGCCTGCTCTAAGCCTGTCTCTCCAGTTTGGTGCACTGCCTGATGCCACGCCACACCGCGCGGCCCTGCCTCGCCATTTCGTGACCCGCTGCATACGCCATGCACTCGACAGCGATGCCGAGATCACGGTTCGCATCGTCGATACCGAAGAAGGCCGGGCGCTCAACAAAGACTACCGCCAGAAGGACTACGCCACCAATGTGCTGACCTTCGACTACGCCACCGAGCCCACGGTGATGGCCGACCTGGTGTTGTGCGCGCCGGTTGTTGCACTGGAAGCCAAAGATATGAAAATTCCGCTGGCCCAGCACTATGCACACCTGCTGGTGCATGGCGCGTTGCATGCCCAAGGCTGGGACCATGAAACCAGCGAAGCCGACGCGCAAGAAATGGAATCGCTTGAAACCGAAATTCTTGCCGGACTGGGCTGGCCCGACCCGTATGCCAAGCGGCGCTAG
- a CDS encoding chorismate transformation enzyme, FkbO/Hyg5 family, translated as MTLRFLSSCSPVPLSADQVLGGFELGASLMTDARQWPVQSLPMPVLQDESVNMHETWLVDTPVESGLTEGIAWRRTEGLLFGVISLSEQTADPLSAVPPLRQVSERAYQRIFRLLDQQGLPHLWRVWNYIPDIHGEQAGLERYRQFNMGRGDAFERGARSVTEQVPAACALGVVAGGSLSIAFLCGASPLVPVENPRQVSAYLYPRIYGPRSPTFSRAGLAYLGSQELIFVSGTASIVGHESLHPNDVVAQTRESLDNVAAVLDEVAGRSRLGRMDLSALEYRAYVRHPFEVAAVQREMVKRVGQAPVLYVQADVCRQELLVEIEAFGLRDI; from the coding sequence ATGACGTTGCGTTTTCTATCTTCCTGTTCGCCGGTGCCTTTAAGTGCCGATCAGGTCCTGGGCGGGTTTGAACTGGGTGCATCCCTGATGACCGATGCAAGGCAGTGGCCTGTGCAGTCATTGCCGATGCCCGTGTTGCAGGATGAGTCCGTCAATATGCACGAAACCTGGCTGGTGGATACGCCTGTCGAGTCCGGGCTGACCGAGGGCATCGCATGGCGCCGCACAGAGGGCTTGTTGTTTGGCGTTATCAGTCTGTCAGAGCAAACTGCCGACCCGTTGTCAGCGGTGCCACCCCTGAGGCAGGTGTCAGAACGGGCGTATCAACGCATCTTTCGCCTGTTGGACCAACAAGGCTTGCCCCACCTGTGGCGGGTCTGGAACTACATCCCCGACATCCATGGGGAACAGGCGGGGCTCGAACGCTATCGCCAGTTCAACATGGGGCGTGGCGACGCGTTTGAACGGGGTGCTCGCAGTGTGACCGAGCAGGTGCCTGCCGCTTGTGCGCTGGGTGTTGTGGCCGGTGGCAGCCTGTCGATAGCATTTCTGTGCGGGGCCTCGCCGCTGGTTCCGGTTGAGAACCCTCGACAGGTGAGCGCCTACCTGTATCCCCGTATTTATGGCCCTCGCAGCCCCACCTTTTCGCGGGCGGGATTGGCGTATCTGGGTTCGCAGGAGCTCATCTTTGTGTCGGGAACCGCCAGCATTGTTGGTCACGAAAGCCTGCACCCAAACGACGTGGTGGCACAGACGCGCGAATCCCTGGACAACGTGGCAGCGGTGCTTGACGAGGTAGCCGGGCGAAGTCGCTTGGGCCGGATGGATTTGAGTGCTCTGGAATACCGAGCCTATGTTCGCCACCCCTTTGAGGTGGCCGCGGTGCAACGGGAGATGGTCAAACGCGTGGGCCAGGCGCCCGTGCTGTATGTACAGGCCGATGTCTGTCGCCAGGAGCTGTTGGTGGAGATAGAAGCGTTCGGATTGAGAGACATCTAG
- the dtd gene encoding D-aminoacyl-tRNA deacylase: protein MIAVLQRVSEARVEVAGSVVGSIGVGLLVLFCAEPEDTEALAQKMLSKILKLRIFGDSEGKMNLSLQEVGGGLLLVSQFTLAADTRSGNRPGFTGAASPVLGEALFDRFVALARAQHPVVETGRFATEMKVHLVNDGPVTIPLRMN, encoded by the coding sequence TTGATCGCGGTGCTCCAGCGCGTCAGCGAAGCTCGGGTCGAAGTGGCCGGGTCGGTCGTGGGCTCCATCGGGGTCGGCTTGCTGGTGTTGTTTTGTGCCGAGCCTGAGGATACGGAGGCTCTGGCTCAGAAAATGCTCAGCAAGATCCTCAAACTGCGGATCTTTGGTGACAGCGAAGGCAAGATGAACCTCAGCCTTCAGGAGGTGGGTGGTGGTCTGCTTCTGGTGAGCCAGTTCACGCTTGCCGCCGATACACGAAGCGGAAACCGGCCCGGATTCACGGGTGCAGCCTCGCCAGTGCTGGGAGAGGCCTTGTTCGACCGATTTGTGGCCTTGGCGCGCGCCCAGCACCCTGTCGTCGAGACTGGCCGTTTTGCAACGGAGATGAAGGTCCATCTGGTCAACGATGGCCCTGTCACCATTCCCCTTCGAATGAACTGA
- a CDS encoding cation diffusion facilitator family transporter, with amino-acid sequence MNADTMRLLTPQRLLMASVAVAVVTIALKTLAWYITDSVGLLSDAMESLVNLASAVFGLLMVTIAARPADEDHPYGHHKAEYFSSGFEGILIIVAALGIVWTAVHRLLDPQPIAQVGWGLALSVASSGLNGLLAWVMFRSAKEHRSIALEADAKHLVTDVWTSAGVVIGITLVHFTGWLWLDPIVAIGVAINILREGFHLMWRSSQGLMDEAVEPDVMATIQSTLDGFEHKRGETEIVRFDHVVTRKAGQRRYVDMHMHMPASWTLGRAAAVRGSVEQALMGAVPGLRATIQLLPSDVEAHFFDESENPI; translated from the coding sequence ATGAACGCAGACACGATGCGGTTGCTCACTCCGCAACGTCTGCTTATGGCGTCGGTGGCGGTGGCGGTGGTCACCATCGCGCTGAAAACGCTGGCCTGGTACATCACCGATTCTGTTGGTCTGCTATCGGACGCCATGGAGTCATTGGTCAATCTCGCCAGTGCGGTGTTCGGTCTCCTGATGGTGACCATCGCCGCCAGGCCCGCCGACGAAGACCATCCCTATGGGCACCACAAGGCGGAGTATTTTTCTTCGGGTTTCGAAGGCATTCTCATCATCGTGGCGGCTCTGGGCATCGTGTGGACGGCTGTTCATCGCTTGCTCGACCCTCAACCCATTGCGCAGGTCGGCTGGGGTTTGGCATTGTCGGTGGCGAGCTCGGGTCTGAATGGGTTGTTGGCCTGGGTGATGTTTCGATCTGCCAAGGAGCATCGCTCGATCGCGCTGGAGGCTGATGCGAAGCATCTCGTGACCGACGTCTGGACTTCAGCAGGCGTGGTGATCGGCATCACGCTGGTGCATTTCACCGGGTGGTTGTGGCTTGACCCGATCGTAGCCATCGGCGTGGCCATCAACATCCTGCGCGAAGGCTTCCACCTGATGTGGCGATCGTCGCAAGGGTTGATGGACGAGGCAGTCGAACCCGATGTGATGGCCACGATTCAAAGCACGCTGGACGGGTTTGAGCACAAGCGAGGCGAAACTGAGATCGTCCGGTTTGACCACGTGGTGACACGCAAGGCGGGTCAGCGCCGCTATGTCGATATGCACATGCACATGCCGGCTTCATGGACGCTCGGCCGCGCCGCTGCGGTCCGGGGCAGTGTTGAGCAAGCACTGATGGGTGCTGTACCCGGGTTGCGGGCCACCATTCAGTTGTTGCCCAGCGATGTAGAGGCCCACTTCTTCGATGAGTCGGAGAACCCGATTTGA
- the tyrS gene encoding tyrosine--tRNA ligase gives MTDGVREAMDVTLRGCDELIPQGDWAKKLSRSEATGAPLRIKLGLDPTAPDIHIGHTVVLNKMRQLQDLGHQVIFLIGDFTSLIGDPSGRNNTRPPLTPEQIKANAETYYRQASLVLDPERTEIRYNSEWSEPLGAAGMIQLAAKYTVARMMERNDFHDRFHANTPISVHEFLYPLMQGYDSVALKSDLELGGTDQKFNLLMGRHLQTEYGQEPQCILTMPLLEGLDGVDKMSKSKNNYIGITEPANTMFAKVLSISDELMWRWYTLLSFESLSAIEKLKVSVSEGRNPKEVKVALAKEITARFHNAAAADAAEQDFINRSKGGVPDELPEVALTGAPMGIGALLKAAGLAASSSEGNRLIDGGGVRVDSVVISDKGLKLEAGVYVVQVGKRKFARVSLA, from the coding sequence ATGACGGATGGCGTTCGAGAGGCGATGGATGTGACGCTGCGAGGGTGTGACGAGTTGATCCCGCAAGGCGATTGGGCGAAGAAGCTGAGCAGATCAGAAGCAACCGGCGCACCTTTGAGGATCAAGCTGGGACTGGACCCGACAGCACCCGATATCCACATTGGCCACACCGTGGTGTTGAACAAGATGCGCCAGTTGCAGGATCTGGGCCACCAGGTGATTTTTCTGATTGGCGACTTCACCAGCCTGATCGGTGATCCCTCGGGTCGCAACAACACGCGTCCCCCGCTGACGCCAGAGCAAATCAAGGCCAACGCCGAGACCTATTACAGGCAGGCCAGTCTGGTGCTGGATCCAGAGCGCACCGAGATTCGCTACAACAGCGAGTGGAGCGAGCCGCTGGGCGCCGCAGGCATGATCCAGCTTGCCGCCAAGTACACCGTTGCGCGGATGATGGAGCGCAACGATTTTCACGACCGGTTCCATGCCAACACGCCGATCAGCGTGCACGAGTTCTTGTATCCCTTGATGCAGGGCTATGACTCGGTGGCGCTCAAGTCCGATTTGGAACTGGGTGGGACTGACCAGAAATTCAATCTGCTCATGGGGCGCCATTTGCAGACCGAATACGGCCAGGAACCGCAGTGCATTTTGACGATGCCATTGCTTGAGGGCCTGGACGGCGTGGACAAAATGTCCAAGAGCAAAAACAACTATATCGGTATCACCGAGCCGGCCAACACGATGTTTGCCAAGGTGTTGAGCATCTCTGACGAATTGATGTGGCGCTGGTACACCTTGTTGTCATTCGAGTCGTTGAGCGCAATTGAAAAACTCAAAGTATCGGTGTCAGAAGGGCGCAACCCGAAAGAAGTGAAGGTCGCGCTTGCCAAGGAAATCACCGCACGGTTTCACAACGCTGCGGCTGCTGATGCGGCGGAGCAGGACTTCATCAACCGCAGCAAGGGTGGTGTTCCTGATGAACTGCCTGAGGTCGCCTTGACGGGAGCACCCATGGGCATCGGTGCTTTGCTCAAAGCTGCGGGCCTGGCAGCGTCGAGCAGCGAGGGCAACCGGTTGATCGATGGCGGGGGTGTGCGGGTGGACAGCGTGGTGATCAGCGACAAGGGCCTGAAGCTCGAAGCCGGGGTGTACGTGGTTCAGGTTGGCAAGCGGAAGTTCGCCCGGGTGAGCTTGGCATGA